One part of the Tunicatimonas pelagia genome encodes these proteins:
- a CDS encoding SusC/RagA family TonB-linked outer membrane protein, with protein MRNALPISRQVLGVWLLCLFSSLTLQAQNTISGTVTDGENNETLPGVNVLVKGTTIGTITDVEGKYSISVPDDAETLVFSSVGFTAEEVAISNRSSIDMVMMPDIQSLSEVVVVGYGTQDSRDVTAAIASVSAEDIEKIPVASGVEAIQGQVAGVDILSSGGRPGQAPSIRIRGRRSITASNDPLFVIDGIPQTSGTSAIFDINPQDIESMEILKDAASTAVYGSRGANGVVLITTKRGEPGETKVTYNGYYGVTDALITADMMNGEEFAAMKRESRRWNPETRLVDYQGVFPADELVFEDPVELESIAQGRSTDFQDLVLQQGFQTNHQLSVRGGTEKTQYGLSLGYFNEEGVISSLGFERINGTITLDHQINDVFKIGLSSIISTSTQDFGNGSVMQEALANNPLGVPFDEDGNIRFLPTNDGIRTNPLSELVEDAFIDERKATRIFSPVYLEAKIANGLTFKSTFGPDIRFTRRGFFAASETNANRGGPASSRVFNEQEIGYTLENLLTWEQDFDRHDIKVNLLQSIQSRRFEGYATQVLNLPYESQLFYNQGTAEVKGDIFSGLATWQLASFMGRVTYKYNDKYNLQLTMRADGSSRLAEGNKWSLFPGISAGWRISDEPFLQNSDFVQELKLRGSFGLVGNTSVGPYQTFGRLFRTTYAWDESPAFGYRLAEIPNPNLGWETTSETNIGLDYGFFNGRVFGSIDVFRAFTNDLLLDRNLPFTSGYNNILQNVGTTRTQGVELFVAANILNTSGGFRWNASFNAARIGEEITELALRDENGNPVNDLGNAWFAGQPIKVFFDYEKEGIYQLDEEDLARDREQKLPGEIKIKDQDGDGVITPDDRVVIGTDLPDIMGGLTNSFDYKGFSFSFFFYYRLGHTIRSRFHDSNNSLFARYNNLDVDYWTVDNPTNAFPRPNQNQERPRDASSMSYFDGSYVKLRNVTLGYTFPESMTSKLGLGNVRLYASGQNLWFWSKFDAFDPEVSDQDNDNISAIGSGTIPTARLFLLGVSAQFISK; from the coding sequence ATGAGAAATGCTTTACCTATTTCAAGGCAAGTGTTAGGTGTCTGGCTGTTATGCCTCTTTAGCTCACTAACGCTGCAAGCTCAAAACACCATTTCGGGTACTGTTACCGACGGTGAAAACAACGAGACATTACCAGGGGTCAATGTTCTGGTAAAAGGGACTACTATTGGAACAATTACTGATGTTGAGGGAAAATACTCGATCAGTGTTCCAGATGATGCTGAGACATTAGTATTCTCTTCAGTAGGATTCACTGCTGAAGAAGTAGCTATCAGTAATCGTTCTAGTATCGATATGGTTATGATGCCCGATATCCAGTCGCTATCGGAGGTAGTTGTGGTAGGGTACGGAACGCAAGACTCGCGAGATGTAACTGCAGCGATTGCTTCGGTGAGTGCCGAAGATATTGAAAAGATTCCGGTAGCCAGTGGGGTCGAGGCCATTCAAGGCCAGGTTGCTGGGGTAGATATTCTGTCGTCAGGTGGCCGTCCCGGTCAAGCCCCGTCTATCCGTATTCGTGGCCGACGTTCAATTACTGCATCCAACGATCCACTTTTTGTTATTGACGGGATACCTCAAACCAGTGGAACTAGTGCCATCTTCGATATTAATCCCCAAGATATTGAGTCAATGGAGATCCTGAAAGATGCTGCTTCTACTGCTGTGTATGGTTCTCGGGGTGCTAATGGGGTTGTTCTGATTACAACTAAACGTGGTGAACCGGGTGAAACCAAAGTAACCTACAATGGCTACTACGGTGTTACCGATGCCCTGATCACAGCTGATATGATGAACGGAGAAGAGTTTGCTGCTATGAAGCGCGAATCCCGTCGCTGGAACCCCGAAACCCGCTTAGTAGATTATCAAGGTGTCTTTCCGGCTGATGAATTAGTATTTGAAGATCCAGTGGAGCTAGAATCTATCGCTCAAGGGCGCTCCACTGACTTTCAAGATCTAGTACTACAGCAGGGTTTTCAAACAAATCACCAGTTGAGCGTTCGAGGTGGCACTGAGAAAACGCAGTATGGTCTGTCACTGGGTTACTTTAACGAAGAGGGTGTTATTAGTTCATTAGGCTTTGAGCGAATTAATGGTACTATTACACTCGATCATCAGATCAATGATGTGTTTAAAATCGGTCTTTCATCTATTATTTCTACTTCTACCCAAGATTTTGGTAACGGTAGTGTAATGCAAGAGGCCTTGGCAAATAACCCGCTCGGGGTACCGTTTGATGAAGATGGTAATATACGATTTCTACCTACTAACGACGGTATTCGTACCAATCCACTTAGTGAGTTAGTTGAGGATGCGTTTATTGATGAGCGAAAAGCTACCCGTATTTTTAGCCCGGTCTATCTAGAAGCTAAGATAGCCAATGGATTAACTTTTAAGTCTACTTTCGGGCCAGACATTCGCTTTACCCGCCGAGGTTTCTTTGCAGCTAGTGAAACTAACGCCAACCGGGGCGGGCCAGCTAGTTCACGGGTTTTCAACGAACAAGAAATCGGTTACACCCTGGAGAACCTTCTGACCTGGGAGCAAGATTTTGATCGGCATGACATCAAAGTAAACCTGCTACAAAGTATACAGAGTCGCCGTTTTGAGGGATACGCTACGCAAGTACTTAACTTACCCTACGAGTCTCAGTTATTTTACAACCAAGGAACAGCTGAAGTAAAGGGCGACATATTTAGTGGCCTCGCTACTTGGCAATTAGCCTCCTTTATGGGGCGTGTTACCTACAAGTATAACGACAAGTACAACTTACAACTTACGATGCGGGCGGATGGTTCTTCTCGCTTAGCTGAAGGCAACAAGTGGAGCCTTTTTCCCGGAATTTCCGCTGGATGGCGAATTAGTGATGAGCCGTTTTTACAAAATTCAGACTTCGTGCAGGAGCTAAAACTACGCGGAAGTTTTGGCTTAGTAGGTAACACTTCTGTTGGGCCCTATCAGACTTTTGGTCGTTTATTTAGAACCACTTACGCATGGGATGAAAGCCCTGCTTTCGGTTACCGTTTAGCTGAAATTCCTAATCCTAATCTAGGCTGGGAAACTACCTCAGAAACTAATATTGGCCTAGACTATGGATTTTTCAATGGACGAGTGTTTGGTAGTATAGACGTCTTCCGAGCATTTACCAATGACCTTCTGCTTGATCGTAACCTACCGTTTACTTCAGGCTATAATAATATTTTGCAAAATGTAGGTACTACGCGTACTCAGGGAGTAGAATTATTCGTAGCGGCAAACATCCTAAATACTTCGGGGGGCTTCCGCTGGAACGCTAGCTTTAATGCTGCTCGTATTGGTGAAGAAATTACCGAGCTAGCCCTCAGAGATGAGAATGGTAATCCTGTTAATGATTTAGGAAACGCTTGGTTTGCCGGGCAACCTATTAAAGTGTTCTTCGACTATGAAAAAGAAGGTATCTACCAACTAGATGAAGAAGATCTAGCCCGCGATCGCGAACAGAAACTTCCGGGTGAAATTAAGATTAAAGACCAAGACGGGGATGGAGTAATAACTCCTGATGACCGGGTTGTTATTGGTACCGATCTTCCCGATATTATGGGCGGTTTGACCAATAGCTTTGACTATAAAGGGTTTAGCTTTAGCTTCTTCTTCTACTATCGTCTGGGGCATACCATTCGTAGTCGGTTCCACGATAGTAACAATAGCTTATTTGCCCGCTATAATAACTTAGATGTTGACTATTGGACGGTTGATAATCCAACCAATGCGTTCCCTCGACCTAATCAGAATCAGGAAAGGCCAAGAGATGCTTCCAGTATGAGTTACTTTGATGGCTCTTATGTAAAGTTACGTAATGTTACCCTCGGGTATACTTTCCCCGAAAGTATGACTAGTAAGTTAGGGCTTGGCAATGTACGTCTGTACGCATCGGGTCAAAATCTGTGGTTTTGGTCTAAGTTTGATGCTTTTGATCCTGAAGTTAGCGATCAAGATAACGATAATATATCTGCTATTGGTTCGGGTACTATTCCTACTGCTCGCTTATTCTTATTAGGAGTTAGTGCTCAATTCATTTCTAAATAA